In Aliamphritea ceti, a single window of DNA contains:
- a CDS encoding ArsR/SmtB family transcription factor — MTPETLVMMKDNAAQAAKTMKALSNESRLLILCHLDGKELSVTQLNDYLDLSQSALSQHLAVLRKDELVSTRRESQTIYYSLSGNNATRIIHTLHEVFCPTL, encoded by the coding sequence ATGACGCCAGAGACCCTGGTAATGATGAAAGACAATGCGGCACAAGCCGCAAAAACAATGAAAGCCCTGAGTAATGAAAGCCGACTTTTGATCCTCTGCCACCTGGATGGCAAAGAACTTTCGGTGACTCAGTTAAATGACTACCTGGACCTTAGTCAATCGGCTTTATCGCAGCACCTGGCTGTACTGCGCAAGGATGAATTAGTCAGCACCCGCCGCGAATCGCAGACCATTTACTATTCGTTGTCAGGCAATAATGCAACTCGCATTATTCATACCCTGCACGAGGTATTCTGCCCAACGCTATAA
- a CDS encoding DUF5610 domain-containing protein, which produces MEITPQGQTIRSNETPAQHNRKTGQTDNQGQANQVNISQAESSKTQLNQSILKASLEVSIKSGNDSMTLLYRSAIDKLNEVLETDLGESSINKAYDSGLDVSPEATAERIATQTTGFFASYRQQNPELSESEAAEKFSEIIRGGIKQGFDEAREILDGLKVLEGDIATNIDTTYGLVQEKLDSFFANLAKTEPAETPSS; this is translated from the coding sequence ATGGAGATTACCCCTCAGGGACAAACCATCCGCAGTAATGAAACGCCTGCGCAACACAATCGTAAAACCGGACAAACAGACAATCAGGGCCAGGCTAATCAGGTAAATATCAGTCAGGCAGAATCGAGTAAGACTCAACTTAATCAGTCGATCCTGAAAGCCTCTCTGGAAGTCAGTATAAAATCTGGTAATGATTCAATGACTCTGCTTTACCGCAGTGCCATTGATAAGCTTAATGAAGTTTTAGAAACTGATTTGGGTGAGAGTTCAATCAACAAAGCCTATGACTCAGGTCTGGATGTCAGTCCGGAAGCAACAGCAGAACGTATCGCTACTCAGACGACAGGATTTTTTGCCAGTTACCGTCAGCAGAACCCTGAACTCAGTGAGTCTGAAGCCGCAGAGAAGTTTAGCGAAATCATCCGTGGTGGCATCAAACAGGGATTTGATGAAGCCAGAGAAATCCTTGACGGCTTAAAAGTGTTAGAAGGTGATATTGCAACAAACATCGATACAACTTACGGCCTGGTACAGGAAAAACTCGATAGTTTCTTTGCAAATCTGGCCAAAACTGAGCCTGCAGAAACCCCTTCATCATAA